A stretch of Methanosphaerula palustris E1-9c DNA encodes these proteins:
- a CDS encoding ATP-dependent helicase — protein sequence MSLNPAQQTAVENAGTQLILAGPGSGKTRVITEKILHLLDHGVPPTEILALTFSEKAAAEMNDRIEMKRPNLDLEIHTFHSFCLEVLQDNMLSSGLNVSGGVISRTSQLVWGLQHIDIFDFEHIKLGNNAADVIEAVIDGISAFRDELIAPDELDDYLTQKQSVQVEEAEQEYLLQLGDLLKVYRAYEQYKRERNLIDFDDMIHGAVTLFRSDPALRSSYRSRFRYILVDEFQDTNYAQLQLIKEIAGENLCVVGDDDQTIYRFRGAYLTNIRDFKQWAATHTETLLDQNYRNSGAVLSLALQVMAGAPGRREKALFTEKGDGEPVTVAACGNDAGEAEYVAAEIEKLVGTPYHSRQDGGDRPLEYRDFTVLCRTKADGKKFQAALQRHAIPCEYQANVDFMQLPVVRDMVAYLRIIDNPLMAAVPLNRVMKICSIPETVVQKINAAAIKRGDDDDDGVYETMQDAASIVPDHAEPVGEVVRMLAPFIEQKERYTLPELVHAVMMQASGLYRSALTDTADMVRLYLATFHEIVLEFDRTTPEATIPGLLQYLELLGAFPVEVVREQKEAGDAVQILTAHKSKGKEFPVVFVADLAREKFPLRYSPKRFRVPGDLARGLRTGDDEKALFVQEERRLLYVAMTRAEERLYLTYAKWYGDNKRERKPSPFLEELNFRENPLITVVEPPACAPALPVTAGDPVEDLRTSLQEEVVRAVSEMRISTAIQTLVTLEGVREYAEQGTDDFDRDAFLAKAGSRVGADTRITTLLDPPHQSLIPPNYRFSASALSTYQDCPLQFKFANLYRVPLPRQPQLVFGSTLHSVIEHLTRNPDPSQSLRDQGLALLEEYWSPEPYESKTQESEAHDSASALLDTYLAWQAGNPNTVIGVEKEFTFSFAGHSIHGFIDRLEQTPDGNYVVIDFKSGKKPDSLTKKAVGEHIQLNLYSMAVQQMYQVLPEKAELFYLKDGKRVSYLPTEETIQVFTGTLSTLIGGITREEFPPKSDNQRCQWCAYRPLCGTDLKG from the coding sequence GCCGGCCCAGGCTCAGGCAAGACCCGTGTGATCACCGAGAAGATCCTCCACCTCCTCGACCATGGCGTTCCCCCCACCGAGATCCTCGCCCTCACCTTCTCAGAGAAGGCCGCCGCCGAGATGAACGACAGGATCGAGATGAAACGCCCGAACCTCGACCTGGAGATCCACACCTTCCACTCCTTCTGCCTGGAGGTCCTCCAGGACAACATGCTGAGCAGCGGGCTGAACGTCTCGGGCGGGGTGATCAGCCGGACCAGCCAGCTCGTCTGGGGGCTGCAGCATATCGACATCTTCGACTTTGAGCACATCAAACTCGGGAACAACGCGGCCGACGTGATCGAGGCGGTCATCGATGGGATCAGTGCGTTCCGGGACGAACTGATCGCACCGGACGAGCTCGACGACTACCTGACCCAAAAACAGTCGGTCCAGGTCGAGGAGGCCGAGCAGGAGTACCTACTGCAGCTCGGAGACCTGCTGAAGGTCTACCGGGCCTACGAGCAGTACAAGCGGGAGCGGAACCTGATCGACTTCGACGATATGATCCACGGGGCCGTCACCCTCTTTCGATCCGACCCGGCTCTCCGTTCATCGTACCGGTCCCGGTTCCGGTACATCCTGGTCGACGAGTTCCAGGACACCAACTATGCCCAGCTCCAGCTGATCAAGGAGATCGCCGGCGAAAACCTCTGCGTCGTCGGAGACGACGACCAGACCATCTACCGGTTCCGGGGCGCCTACCTCACCAACATCAGGGACTTCAAGCAGTGGGCCGCCACCCACACCGAGACCCTCCTCGACCAGAATTACAGGAACTCAGGCGCAGTTCTCTCCCTTGCCCTCCAGGTGATGGCCGGCGCACCAGGCCGGAGAGAAAAGGCCCTCTTCACCGAGAAAGGCGATGGAGAACCGGTCACCGTCGCCGCCTGCGGGAACGATGCGGGTGAGGCCGAGTACGTGGCAGCCGAGATCGAGAAGCTGGTCGGCACCCCCTACCACTCAAGGCAGGACGGAGGAGACCGACCGCTCGAATACCGCGACTTCACAGTCCTCTGTCGCACGAAGGCAGACGGAAAGAAGTTCCAGGCCGCCCTGCAGCGGCACGCCATCCCCTGCGAGTACCAGGCGAACGTGGACTTCATGCAGCTGCCGGTCGTCAGGGACATGGTCGCATACCTCCGGATCATCGACAACCCGCTGATGGCCGCCGTCCCGCTGAACCGGGTCATGAAGATCTGCTCCATCCCTGAGACCGTGGTGCAGAAGATCAATGCGGCAGCGATAAAGAGGGGTGATGACGACGATGACGGCGTCTATGAGACGATGCAGGACGCGGCTAGTATCGTCCCTGATCATGCAGAGCCGGTCGGAGAGGTCGTCCGGATGCTCGCCCCCTTCATCGAGCAGAAGGAGCGGTACACCCTCCCGGAACTGGTCCATGCAGTGATGATGCAGGCCTCCGGGCTGTACCGCTCGGCGCTCACCGATACGGCAGACATGGTCAGGCTCTACCTCGCGACCTTCCACGAGATCGTCCTGGAGTTCGACCGGACGACTCCCGAGGCGACCATCCCCGGCCTTCTCCAGTATTTGGAGCTGCTCGGCGCCTTCCCCGTGGAAGTCGTCAGAGAGCAGAAGGAGGCAGGTGACGCAGTGCAGATCCTGACCGCCCACAAGAGCAAGGGGAAGGAGTTCCCGGTGGTCTTCGTCGCAGACCTGGCCAGGGAGAAGTTCCCACTCAGGTACAGTCCCAAGCGGTTCCGGGTCCCCGGCGACCTGGCCCGGGGGCTCCGGACCGGCGACGATGAGAAGGCACTCTTTGTTCAGGAGGAACGCCGGCTCCTGTACGTCGCGATGACCCGAGCCGAGGAGCGGCTGTACCTGACCTATGCGAAGTGGTACGGTGACAACAAACGTGAGAGGAAGCCGTCCCCGTTCCTGGAGGAACTCAACTTCCGGGAGAACCCGCTCATCACGGTCGTCGAGCCCCCGGCCTGCGCCCCGGCCCTGCCGGTGACGGCAGGAGACCCTGTCGAGGATCTCCGAACCTCGCTGCAGGAGGAGGTGGTCCGGGCTGTCTCGGAGATGCGCATCTCCACGGCCATCCAGACCCTTGTGACCCTCGAAGGAGTGCGGGAGTACGCAGAGCAGGGTACCGATGACTTCGACCGGGACGCCTTCCTCGCGAAAGCAGGGAGCCGGGTCGGGGCCGACACCAGGATCACAACCCTCCTCGACCCGCCCCACCAGTCGCTCATCCCACCGAACTACCGGTTCTCCGCCTCAGCCCTCTCGACCTACCAGGACTGCCCGCTTCAGTTCAAGTTCGCCAACCTCTACCGGGTCCCGCTGCCCAGGCAGCCCCAGCTGGTCTTCGGTTCCACCCTCCATTCGGTGATCGAGCACCTCACCAGGAACCCCGACCCCTCACAGTCGCTCCGCGACCAGGGGCTCGCACTCCTCGAAGAGTACTGGTCCCCAGAGCCGTACGAATCGAAGACCCAGGAGTCGGAGGCCCACGATTCGGCATCGGCTCTCCTCGACACCTATCTGGCATGGCAGGCAGGAAACCCAAATACCGTGATCGGGGTCGAGAAGGAGTTCACCTTCTCCTTCGCCGGTCATAGCATCCATGGATTTATCGACCGGCTCGAGCAAACTCCGGACGGAAATTATGTGGTGATCGACTTCAAGTCAGGCAAGAAACCCGACTCCCTCACGAAGAAAGCGGTCGGCGAACATATCCAGCTGAACCTTTACTCCATGGCTGTCCAGCAGATGTATCAGGTACTCCCGGAGAAGGCCGAGCTCTTCTACTTAAAGGATGGAAAACGGGTCTCGTATCTCCCGACCGAGGAGACGATCCAGGTCTTCACTGGGACACTCAGCACCCTGATCGGAGGGATCACCAGGGAAGAGTTTCCACCCAAGTCGGACAATCAGAGATGCCAGTGGTGTGCGTACCGACCCCTCTGTGGTACAGATCTGAAAGGCTAA